One Aptenodytes patagonicus chromosome 7, bAptPat1.pri.cur, whole genome shotgun sequence genomic window, GGCGCTTCAGTCACTAACGCTTCTTACTGGGAATACAACAGGTCAGAATAATGATCATGCAAACTTCTTCTTTGTAGCTGTAAATCGTTCCATGtactacaaagaaaacaaacaaacaaaaaaatctaagatTCAGAAATTAATACAAGATTCACTATTGAAAGCAGCTAAGCTTCTGCTCTCAGACTCAAAAGCACTCTGCATCTAAAGCATATTTGCATTTCCCAGACACAACCATTACAGCTTTAAtgtaaaaaaacaagcaaacaaaaaaaacaccaaaaaacttTCTGCCATTTGCTGTAATTCAGGTTAATATTCTAGAAAGTCAGTCCTCACAGTGCTAACAGTCAGATCTCAAGTGTTAAGGATGAACTATTGTTAAACAGTTAAGAATGCTGCATAGTAGGAAGCATCTGTTATTTTTTGTCCCATCAAAGTGAAGACTTACTCCTTCACACGCCTATCATCATTAGCTACTCTTCAAAAGATGTTGGTGAAAGACCACTGATCCTGAATCCTATGAGAAAGTTAATCTTAGAAGAACTGTTGAAACTCTTTTCAGAAGTTAGTTACAAATCCAGTACCAGTGACAATACCAGTAGACTGTGCTTTTATTCACCAGCATAAAAGCTTAGTATTGTGAGGAGGTACTGGGTAAGGACTTCACCAgaagattcatttaaaaaaagacaaaagaagagaCAAACCTTGTCATAACCTTCCAGTTCTCTGAGTTTCTTGATTTCAAAGAGGTTACCTTCTACTGCAAGCAGTGAGATCTGGGAATCACTGAGGATACTTTGAGGAAGCATGCCAAGTTCTAAACAGTTTTCTTCTAAACGCAAGACTTTGAGGCGTGGACAGTGAGAGATCTGCACTGAGATCTGGGAAATCTGgtagaaataacaaaaaaaaaaagggattaaaatgTTAGTGATCCATGATTACTTAAAGTGATTTGTGTTTCAGACTAACGTGAAACAATTATCATGTTGTAATATAAACTACATTAACAGTAACTACTTAACAACAATGCGTAAGCAACAATAATAATGGTCAAAAAAtccaagtaacttttttttcctccatgatgACAGGCAACCTACACATCTGTTTATCAGATTCCTACTCAAGAACTGTTCAAATAATTTTCGGTATGATTAAATTCAGGATTTGTTAGTTAGTCAAATCAGGCAGTTGGATGTATCAGTACACAAATTCTAGTTATGATCCCTCATTTCTGTTGTGTCCAGGAGATGTCTTTTAGCTATAAAGTTTTGATAGTCTCAGCTTATGTTCTGTGGATGTACTAAGTCCAAGATAAACCATGCCCTACATCTACATGCCTGTAGTATCTCAGTTACCAGACCTGATTCTGATTCAAATTGAGCTCAATAGCCTGCAATTCTCCCACAGTGTCGGGTACATTTTGGATCTGGTTTTTGGAAAGATCCACCACATCCAAGTGGCGAAGACCACAGAGTTGTGTAGGCACAGTCCGAAGCTGGTTTCCAGAAAGGCTCAGGGTTTTGAGAGCCAAAAGCTGTCCAAATGCAGCCGGTAGCTGCCTCAAGTGATTGCCATTCAAGAGTAGTGTTTCCAGTTTTTTCAGTTTACACAGCTCCTCAGGTAAAGCAGCTAGAAATAAATGACAGAACAAAGACCTAAACAAAAAGCAGTAAACATTCATACCCATTTAATTCAAATAAGATTCTGCATGGAAAATGGTGCTATATTACAGTAATTT contains:
- the LRRC57 gene encoding leucine-rich repeat-containing protein 57 isoform X2, coding for MGNSALKAHLETAQKTGVFQLTGKGLTEFPEDLQKLTSNLRTIDLSNNKIELLPPLIGKFSFLKSLVLNNNKLTALPEELCKLKKLETLLLNGNHLRQLPAAFGQLLALKTLSLSGNQLRTVPTQLCGLRHLDVVDLSKNQIQNVPDTVGELQAIELNLNQNQISQISVQISHCPRLKVLRLEENCLELGMLPQSILSDSQISLLAVEGNLFEIKKLRELEGYDKYMERFTATKKKFA
- the LRRC57 gene encoding leucine-rich repeat-containing protein 57 isoform X1 — encoded protein: MGNSALKAHLETAQKTGVFQLTGKGLTEFPEDLQKLTSNLRTIDLSNNKIELLPPLIGKFSFLKSLVLNNNKLTALPEELCKLKKLETLLLNGNHLRQLPAAFGQLLALKTLSLSGNQLRTVPTQLCGLRHLDVVDLSKNQIQNVPDTVGELQAIELNLNQNQISQISVQISHCPRLKVLRLEENCLELGMLPQSILSDSQISLLAVEGNLFEIKKLRELEGYDKDSGSVVFHQHLLKSS